The sequence aataactctccattcccctcccctcctccccaccccccagctgctggtaacctctattctacctTGCCTCTTTGAATTTACCTATTGTAGGTACTGTATAAGCAGAATCATAGTGTTTGTCCTTtcctgtctggcttatttcacgtagcTTAAtgatttcaaggttcattcatgctgtagcatgtgttagaattttcttcctttttatggctgaataatattccattgtttgtataaccacattttgtttatccatttgtctgtcgatggacacttgggtggtttccaccttttggcaattgtgaatatgctgctatgaacattggtgtacaagtatctgtttgagtccctgctttcagtctTTCGGTGTGTGTATACCTAGACactcaggtgtttttttttcaacCAGGTCATTgaccttatttttttgtttttaatttttaattacttcttaattttttaatgcctgtcatacatatttatttatttattgaagtatagttgatttacaatgttgtgttactttcagatgTATTGCACAGTAATTcggttatatttatttatttatttattcatatattctttttcagattcttttcccttataggttattagaaaatACTGAGTAtggttccttgtgctatatagtaggtccttgttagttatctgacacccaggttttttgtttttgttttttaatatttatttatttaattatttatttgttttggctgtgctgggtcttagttgcagcatgtgaactttTAGCTGCTggatgcaggcttcttagttgcagcatgcgggatctagttccctgaccaggcttTGAACTGGGGCCCTGTGTactgggagcttggagtcttacccactggaccaccaggggagtcccctgaCACACAGGTTTCTGACTTGAGCACATTTATAATCTTGCCAGCTGTGGAcattataatttgttttcagtttaggcaatttaaaaggcagaaaaatggtGTTTAGTGGGCATTCATTTGACTTAAAAATGACTGAACATGTTTTCATGCCAGTTAATAATATCTTACATCTGGTTATGCTTTTAATTGTTCagaatattttattgcttttatctTATATACACTGATTCAGATTCATATTTGTGACTGCTATTTGCCAGGAACTAGGTCATTTCCttccacataaaatttttttcaattgatCCTTACAACAGTCCTGACTGAGAAATATTACTGACCCCATTTAGAAGTGGGAatactgagactcagagaggttaagtcattttGTCCACCTGATAGAGTTGTCCTATCAACCCAGTCTTCTGACTATAAATCCAGCACTCCTTTTGCTTTACTAACTACTAACTAATTACTAACCTCATTTCACCAATATGTAAACGAAGGGCAGATTTTATGCTATTTATGTAATGGCAGATGACCAATTAGTATAATGTCTAACCTAATGCCTTAAGCATAGTAATACTTAGTAAGTATATCTCAAATTGAATTGACAGAGCCATGACTAGAATTCAGTTTCCTGTCTTTCAGTTAGATATTCTTATAAACCCTGTTCCATAAAATGGTTAGagcataaaatattataaacGAAAAATATCTgtctttgaaaatcattttaacaataacctagggacttccctggtgtcacagtggttaagactccacgctcccaatgcagggggcctgggttcgattcctggtcagggaactagatcccacatgcatgtcgccactaagagtttgcatgccacaactaaggagcccgcctgccacaactaagacccagtgcaaccaaataaatatttttttaaaaaaaaacaaaaaccaataacCTAAAGGGAAAACTTTTCTTCCAAGGACTTCGTCGTTCCGCTCATCTTCCTAACAAGACTATGGCTGACAACAGCAGTGATGAGTACGAAGAGGAAAATAACAAGGTGCAGTATAACCCACAGCTTCTTGTGAAATTTCTACTTTGAATTTTTAGTAGTTAGTTTGAAATGACACTAGTTCAGtagcaaacatttcttaaatactCACCTCCAGTGATTGGGTTCCTTTGAGCTCATGGAGGACAGTCAAGAGCATTAAGATTttgactctctgggcttccctggtggcgcagtggttgagagtccgcctgccgatgcaggggacacgggttcgtgccccggtccgggaggatcccacatgccgcggagcagctaggcccgtgagccatggctgctgagcctgcatgtccggagcctgtgctccgcaacgggagaggccacaacagtaagaggcccgcgtaccgcaaaaaaaaaaaaagattttgactCTCCTTCAGGAATAAAGCTTACTGTTATAGCTGATGTTTTTGTGAGAAATTTCATGTAACACAGGCCAGTGTTTCACAAACTTTTCTGGTCATAATAATCAACTGgggtacttatttaaaaaaaaaaaaacagataggaattccctggtggtccagtggttagaactctgtgcttccactgcagggggcacgggttcgatccctggtcggggaactaagatctcacatgccgcgtggcacggccaataaataaataagtaaataaataaaaatttttttaaatttagaaaaacagatttcCAGTCCCCACCCAGAACTGCCTAatcagaagggcttccctggtggcgcagtggttgagagtccgcctgccgatgcaggggacacgggttcgtgccccggtccgggaggatcccacatgccgcggagcagctaggcccgtgagccatggctgctgagcctgcatgtccggagcctgtgctccgcaacgggagaggccacaacagtaagaggcccgcgtaccgcaaaaaaaaaaaaagattttgactCTCCTTCAGGAATAAAGCTTACTGTTATAGCTGATGTTTTTGTGAGAAATTTCATGTAACACAGGCCAGTGTTTCACAAACTTTTCTGGTCATAATAATCAACTGgggtacttatttaaaaaaaaaaaaacagataggaattccctggtggtccagtggttagaactctgtgcttccactgcagggggcacgggttcgatccctggtcggggaactaagatctcacatgccgcgtggcacggccaataaataaataagtaaataaataaaaatttttttaaatttagaaaaacagatttcCAGTCCCCACCCAGAACTGCCTAATCAGAATCTTGAAGGTAAAAGCCTGCAAATGTATGTTTTGAGCAAGCACTCCAAGTAATTCTTACGATAAAGAAAGTTTGGAATGATTGATCCTGGCATTGGTTCACTGTCAACAGTTGTGATACTGCTAGTATCTTGTGAAAGAGACTTTAGTTTTGAAGTCTTAAGGCCCAGATGTCACTTTGGTGTTATTCTATGAACCAAGAGAATCACCGTTTCTGAAAGTGAGATGAGGAGACGCCTACAGCTCTAGCCAGATAGGGCCTTAAATTTGCACATGTGCACTGTCTAACAGCCCCTGTGTTTAGGCTTAGCACATGGTCCAATGGTTATGTTTTAATCGTCCTCCAAGAACAGGCGTTTTGAAAGCTCAGGTGAAGGAGAATATTTGAAGTAATGCAGAAAGCTGTAGTAACAGAGACGGATTTCATAGAAAGTCTAAAAGGTAATGTTTTAAGGTAGCCCCACTTTGTGACAGTGTGCTGTTTGACATCTTACCTACAAAGTAATTTTTTGGCATCTTGTCTGTGGTATATAAAGTCTTCTCCCATAGGTCAGAGATTTTTGCAAAGCTACTTTGAAGAAGCAgacaaaagaaaagtgaacagttTTCCTAAATTGACCTCCTAATTTTGTATATTCACCCtaaatttttctagttttcatcATGATGTAGTCAATATTCAAGGCTCATTTATCTTTCCAATTTAATATACACCCGGAATCAGCAGATAGGATCCACTTTTGAATAATCTTTGAGCTGACGATATTCTTAAAAATCTCCCCTTGCCAGACTGCTTCCCATGTGACCAAGAATAATTTGGGCAGATTTTGAATTAGGAAAGAACACTGTGGGAGATTCTTACCACCTGTATACCAATAAGGCATATTCTGCAACTGTGTCATCAGTCTCACATGTTACAGattagttaaaatatatttttatctatgtataataaatctgtgttatgCTTAGAGGAGAATGTAACCCGAAGAAGTTTTTGATGTCCTGTAATGTGTCACAGTTTTACATGTCAGTAGCTGCTTTAAtgtaaaagaaacattaaataattaaaaaatctagaaCCAATCATCTCTTAACCTCAGTGTAAGCCATATGGCATTATGGAAACCAAGCTTGAAAAGCCTATTTTTAAAGGGGGCCAATTGGCCACCCTTTAGGTCCTAAGTGAGGGCATGCCACAGGCTCCAGGCCCTAGAGTCAAAGACATGGACCCTGTCCCAACTGCCCCGGCAAGCCCAAGCACCACCTTACCCCTTCTTGTCGGCTTGAGGGTGGGGTGGTGCATCTAGAACCAGAAGCCCAGAAAGGTATGTCATAATGCCAAGGACAGAAGAGTCTCTTATCTTGAGATATAATGTACAGTCATTGCATTTAACTtacgggggaagggaggggaaccATGCACATAGGTCAGACACCCATTGAATGGAAAGGGAAAACCCACAGTCTCCAGAGCCGCTGGTCAGAATCCAGGCGCGGGGTTGATTATGAACTTTCTTCTTTTGATAGTTACAAGTAGCTTACCCTGGGAAGCCTTGCCAATTAAATACTAGATTTCCTCCCTGTGATCTTTGTGAGTATTAAGATTCCCTAAAGTGTGTCTTCCCTACTTCATCTTCCCCCTTTTCTTCCCAAAATAACTATTATATTTAGAGTTGCTTTCTTCTTCAGAAGTCCCTCAGTTTTAGAGTTGAAGCTGACTGGATAAAGTTTATGCAGAGTTCTCAGAATCTCCTAAGTAATAGGTAAAAGAGATATGTATTGGATAAAATTTATACCCAAGCCTCGAGCAGAGGAAGAGACCATGGTTATAGAAAGTGGGGGACTCAGTTAGTAGCTAAGGAGGAGCAGAGGAAGGTTCTCGAGGCCCTTCTGGGGAccacttccttctttttccagtGAATGGGTGTCAGGCGGGAGGGTTCTGCTTAGAGCACTAGGAGAGAACTGGGTAAAGGTACACTAAATTTCTCCTTACCTGGACCTTTCTATCTCCTGCCCTATctcaggagaaaaagaagacttCGCAGCTCACGCCTCAGCGGGGCTTTAGTGaaaacgatgatgatgatgatgatgatgactcaTCTGAAACTGATTctgatgatgatgaggaggaggaggaggagcacgGGGCCCCGGTGGAAGGGTGAGGAAAGCCCCCTTGCCAAGGAGGAAAACGCCTCCTTCAAAACACTGGACAGGAGGACGTCAGTGAGAAGTGAAATTCCAGCAGCTCCTTTGATCTCCTCTGTTTAGGATTATCAGATGTTCAGAAACCCAGAGTAatgagttttccttctttttcggCTCTACTTCCCGAATCCTGTGATGTCACTTGCACTATCGGAAACACTTGTGGGCTCAGGGATTTCATGAGGATTTGCTGAGTCAGTTTAACTGATGGTCTCTGACTTCAAGGAGTTCACATTCTAGGGAAGAGAAGATAAATTTATACACGTACCAAAGCATTTCTATTTAGCaaggaaaacatacatgcacaggAACATTTCTATTTTAGGCTCAGACCTTTTTAGGACGGGTAGAGAATAGGTGCATCCAGAACCCTGTATTGAGGCAAAATGTTCCTGCGTGATGCTTCAGTAAAAATTCTCCTCACCATATTCCAGCTCTGGTGCTAGATTAATCATGACCCACCCCTGTAGGTTTTAATCAAAGTAGATTCTAAAGcccattcatttaaaatacaattaactGGTGTAGCCAATCAGTAGAATTCTTTCTAGCCATTAAAAAGTATGAGGCAGCACTCTATGCACTGTAAAGAACAATCTCCAAGGGAcactgttacatttttaaaaggtatagaAGTCTTTATGCTGTGCTACCatgtgaataaaacaaatattacataAGCTATCTCTGGGTTACCCTAGGAACTAATAATACTGATTACTCTTGGGAGGGGAACTTGGTGGCAAGGGAACAGGGGTGGAAGGGGACATAACTTTCCACTGAATACATtttgtaccttttatttcctATCATGTGCATGCATACTTTATTCAAtgaagtattttaataaaaataaaaagttacctTTGAATTATCCACCTGAAGGTAGACACTACGTAAATTAGGCAAATGTTTAATGCCAGACTGACTTTTCATGCTTCCCAGTTTACTTCATGATTCTGCTTCCATAAATTATAATCTGGGGAAATATaaactatttactttttttgttaagCAACTCTTCCCAGAAGAACCTTAAATAACTTTCCTAGTCACTTATATACTTTGTCAATTCATTACATTTTACTTAATTATAGTCATTAATATGTACTCTACTACTTTTATACTGTATACATTTCATGTATTAATACAAGTATTTTTAATAACTGTGGTATTCATCTTGACATATCTAACCATCTCTCAAGTGTTGgacattttgtttctaattttttacttttataaataacactgaaaaacatctttgtaaaaattcctttttttcttgggaTAAACCATTTTCATGTCAGAAATTAAGATCTCATTCCATCTTTTCTCTTCATCCccttcattcaaaaaaaaaagggaaaacaatttcTGCTAcatactaaaattttttaaaattatgttttggattttctgtAGCTCTGTTCTTCTTCATTGTCAGAGATAGCTGAGAGCtaattataatcttttttttttttttttttttttttttgtggtatgcgggcctccctctgctgtggcctctcccgttgcggagcacaggctccggacgcgcaggcccagcggccacggcccacgggcccagccgctccgcggcatgcgggatcctcccagaccggggcgcgaacccggttcccctgcatcggcaggcggacgcgcaaccactgcgccaccagggaagccctataatcttttttaaaattaccttgtaAGCTGCTCAGAAAAGGCAGATGTGGGTGGAGCAGAAACTAGGTCCAGAGTCATATGCCCTGTGGCCAGAGTAACACCCTGGCTGAACCAGGGCTCAGCAACCCCTGCTCTTCTCTGGCTACCTTGAACCACATTTTCCTTTCCCCAGTGCCTATGATCCTGCAGATTATGAGCATTTGCCAGTTTCTGCTGAGATTAAGGAACTCTTCCAGTACATCAGTAGGTGAGTACCAGGCCCTCCCACCATAACCCCCAGCCCTTCCTTGCCCTTTCCTTCCTCTAGTCTGAAACATGGCCATTCCCCTTAGGTTTTTTCAGCCTGAATAATAAAGTAAGTTTCTCTGACAGTCTCCACCTTCCCATGGCAATATCTCCTAGGTATACACCTCAGTTGATTGACCTGGACCACAAACTGAaacctttcattcctgattttatccCAGCTGTCGGGGATATTGATGCATTCTTAAAGGTACAGTCAGAACATCCTAAAACTGACAGGTGTTTCTTCTGACCTCTCTATCACTCTAACAGTTCCACTAATTTCCCTGACTAGCAATAGCTAccttaatatatatattcttcatttCACTGGAGTTCTTAACTTGCTCTCAACTCCAAATTATACTCATTGCTATTAGGTAATAATTGATTATCTCATGAGGTGTTAAAAATTTGTCATATATCTGCCTCCTAATTATCCATGACTTCAGCTTTATATTCAAGGTCCTAtagatcatgtatttttttctaggtagTACTTTAGTACAGCATGATATACAGGCATGCTTTTTAATACTAGAAATAATGATGAACCAGAAGAGTTCTTCCTCTTCAGCTTACTGGAAGCAAGTGTACCTTTTTATATCCTTCccatgttttttttctctgctttcttaccTTTCTCTTAACCAGGTTCCACGTCCTGATGGAAAGCCTGACAGCCTTGGCCTACTGGTATTGGATGAGCCTTCTACAAAGCAGTCGGACCCTACAGTGCTCTCACTTTGGTTAACAGAGAATTCCAAACAGCACAACGTCACAGTAAGATACTAGCCTAGCACAGGCCCCAGCTCCAGGGGGCCGAGAGTAGAAGCCTTGCTAGTATTTGAACAGTTGACTTAACTGCCTATTAAAAGGGATGGCTATGGTTTCAACCAGCCCTATTATTTTCAATAACAGTtgtattaagatataatttacctACCatgaaattcacccttttaaattgtacaattcagtgacttttagtatattcacagagctgtacaaccatcaccactatttaagaacattttcattattccaaaaagaaaccccttgggaattccctggtggtccagtggttaggactcagcactttcacagcggtgggcccaggttcaatccctggtgggggaactaagatcccacaagctgcaaggcggggccaaaaaccaaaacaaaacaaaaagaaaccccatacccattagtagtcactcctcTCCTCATCTCCCTTGCTCTTAAACCCTGGTCActatttcattcccttttttatggctgaatataatattccattgtatggacatagcGTATTTTGTATATCCATTTACCAgttgtttccatttctattaAGTCTGTGTCTATGAACATATACAAGTTGTTGCACGCACATATATTGTTGTCTTGTGTATATAggtagtagtgggattgctgagccATATGGAAACTGTTTAATATTCTGAGGCACTGccgaactgttttccagagtCGCTGAatcattttacaatcccaccagcgaTGAAttagagttccaatttctccacatcctcgccaacacttggtattgtctgtcttttttattctagccatcctagtaggtgtgaaatgGTGTCTTATTGTGGTCATTCCTTTCCTATTGACCTGCCCCGTTCCCCCGGCTCCAGAAGATTTTATCAGGGTTTCCTATAATCTTCATTTGGCTGCTGGCAGGCTTCCCTTTTCAGCAGCTACCTTGAATACGAAATAGCAGCATATGATGAGCCACTCTGTAAAAACAAGAGTAAAAACAtccttcaagggcttccctggtggcgcagtggttaagaatccacctgccaatgcaggggacatgggctcaagccctggtccgggaagatcccagatgctgcggagcaactaagcccgtgtgccacaactactgagcctgccctctagagcatgtgagccacaactgctgagcccttgtgccacaactactaaagcctgcgcgcctggagcccatgctctgcaacgagaagccaatgcgatgagaaacctgtgcaccgcaacaaaagagtagcctccactcgccgcaactagagaaagcccacgcacagcaacaaagacccaacgcagccaaaaataaataaataaatttattatttttttaattctagaaaaacaaacaaacaaaaaaaaacatctttcagTGCCATCAGCCAGGCTTTCCCCTTATTTTTCTAGCAACATATGAAAGTAAAGAGCCTGGAAGATGCAGAAAAGAACCCCAAAGCCATTGACACATGGATTGAGAGCATCTCTGAATTACACCGTTCCAAGCCCCCTGCGACTGTGCACTACACCAGGTAAGAAATAGTACATTCTTCACTGTAGTAACCCATGGTAACCTTCACCACCTATGAAGCCATTGCTTCTGAGAAGGCGGTCCCAAGGCTGGGACATATTTGAGATATATCAACCTGAGGATCTATGGATCCTGGCTGCTACTGGCTAAGAGTGCAGACATAAAGATTATGATTTATCTGGTATTATTACTTAGCCAGCTTCTCCAAACCCCAGGTCCTGGGTAAGTTTGGCCCACCCAGTCTATGTTTTCCTGAAATCCTAATGTGCCAGACTGAGAATCTCCCTTCAGTCTAAATATCCTGATGCAGAGATTGCTGATACCGGCCCATGTTTTCTATTCATGTTTACCTCTGTACTTGTAGGCCTATGCCTGATATTGACATGCTGATGCAGGAATGGTCTCCAGAGTTTGAAGAGCTTTTGGGAAAGGTGAGTGGAAGGTAGCAGGAGCTAAGAAAGTGTGGCATTCATTCTAGGGCCcagtgttttctctcttcttgtattactattatcattaacttttaaattgaagtataataacAAAATCAGAAACATACACATAAGTGTTGATTAACTTTCACCAACTGAACACCTTTGTGTAACCAACACATCAgatcaaaaaaacagaacatcTCTGGCATCCTGGAAGCCCCCTCAGGCTTCCATCTCCCAACGTAACTATTTTCCTGACTTCTAATAGCACAGATTaggtttgcctgttttttttgttttttggccatgccgcatggcttgcaggatctcagttccccaaccagggattgaacctggaatcagtgaaagcctggaatcctaaccactaggccaccagggaactcccttggTTTGCcagttttgtattttatctaAATATAATCATGTTCCTTTGTGTCTTATTTGCTCATCTGTATTGTTCATCCATATGGAGAGTCATCCATATTGTTCATACATCATGGTTATATGTTTGTTCTCACAACTGTATGGTATTCCATTGTTTAAATATATCCATTCTGTGATAgccatttgggtagtttccagtttggggatatTACAAATTACTCTGTAATATTACTGTCCTATTACTATGAGTACATACCTTTTGATGAACATATGTACTTTTTGTATTATCACTTTAGACTCCACCTTTTCCACAGAGGTGTATATGCTATTCTGAGAAGCTGAAGTCCTATTCATAATgatcctaaatttttaaaaagtgcccaggaatatatttaataagaaattgtCAAGACTTCTTTTGAAAACCAATTATAAAACTTTAGTGAAGGGCAGACACAAGCTCTGAGTGAATGAGGGGTCAAGCCATGTTCCTGGAAGGGAGGGGTCAGTCGCTCAGCACTGTCAGTCCTCCCCAGTTCACCGGAGAAATGGAAGGCCGTTTCAATTAGGATTGTAATTGCATTGTTTTAGAAACTGAAAATTCGGTAACAAAGTTTATCTGAGAGAATCAATTTTTAAGACTAATCATgaaaattttagggaaaaaatgagGATTTGCCCTGTCAGACATTAGAAACACATTATAAAGCTgtagtaaataaaacaataatgtaCTGGTTAGGAATAGAAATAGATCAGCAGCACATAACaatccagaaacaaacccatgtAAATGTAGAAATTTGTTGTATAAGAAAGatggttattttaaatgattagagggacttccctggcggtccagtggttaagattccgcacttccaaggcagggggcgtgggttcgatccctcgtcggggaactaatatcccatgtgctgcgtggccaaaagaaaaaaaaaaaaaaacctagttggGAATTAAATGATTAGAGATAGGATGGGTTGTGATGAGATGATTGACCAGccatttgagaaaaattaaatagatcTAAGCCTCAACCATATGCATACAGGAATTCCAAATGAATTAAAcaggtaaaacaaaaataaaactatacaggACTTGCCTGcaggtccaatggttaagactccacgctctcaatgcaggggacacgggttcgagccctgatcgtggaactaagatcccgcatgccacgtggcgcggccaagaagaaaaaaagttacttacatatatatgtgacaaCATTACTGTCCAAGCAAAAAGCTCTTAcatatcaagaaaagaaaactgagcaaaGATGATAACAGGTCCTTCCTGGCCATGGTGTTTAAAATTGCTTCACCATGTTCCCCAAGCTCTTTCCCTGCTCTTTCTCCATGATACTTACCTTCTAACATATTGTATACCTtacttattttgtcttttgtttctccctACTAAAATATAGGCTCCATGAAAACAAGAGTTTTTGGTACATGTTTATTGAGAAATTGTTGTAAAagcaaagaatttgaaaacaatCTCTTTTCTCACAGCATTTTAAAGCTATAGCTGAAGAAAACTGTCTGATTAGAGAATTGAATAGATTGTAGTACATCCATTCAGTgaaatacacaatggaatatcatttggCCTTATTTTGCTCTGATACAGAGAAATACCAATGACATGTTGTTACGTGGAAAAAGGAAATTGCAGAATCATCTACTCTGATTTTtgtaaaaagagaacaataaatttttaagaagctAGTGGTTTTTAAACTTACAATATGAGTTTAGATCTGGAGCCTGCtgagatgtcatttttttctgttcctgtgGTGTCCAAGGACCATTAGGCCTTCTAACACCAAGTAACTATAAATACTTGGCCATAACTTGGGTCCAGTTTCTTCTTCACAAATACACACAGGAAGACTGCATGGCagtatattttacttataaaatattttggtcCTGTTATATCATATGCTACTTTGGTGGTTAATGAGTATTACCAATTCCATTTTACTGatcagggggaaaagaaaaggcacGTTGTATTATTTGCTAGGGccgccataacaaagtgccactgactgggtggcttaagcaacagaaatttattttttcacactctggaagccagaagttgGAGATCAAATTGTCAGCAGAGTTGATTTCTTTTAGACC is a genomic window of Physeter macrocephalus isolate SW-GA chromosome 16, ASM283717v5, whole genome shotgun sequence containing:
- the IFT46 gene encoding intraflagellar transport protein 46 homolog isoform X2, with the translated sequence MADNSSDEYEEENNKEKKKTSQLTPQRGFSENDDDDDDDDSSETDSDDDEEEEEEHGAPVEGAYDPADYEHLPVSAEIKELFQYISRYTPQLIDLDHKLKPFIPDFIPAVGDIDAFLKVPRPDGKPDSLGLLVLDEPSTKQSDPTVLSLWLTENSKQHNVTQHMKVKSLEDAEKNPKAIDTWIESISELHRSKPPATVHYTRPMPDIDMLMQEWSPEFEELLGKVSLPTAEIDCSLAEYIDMICAILDIPIYKSRIQSLHLLFSLYSEFKNSQVRPALEIDLSCSEDCCCRHSFGSAVILSCDNGGCLCLELPSPFPITKGTAKQAGVGLVKEGEVEAMWALDKAR
- the IFT46 gene encoding intraflagellar transport protein 46 homolog isoform X3, which produces MADNSSDEYEEENNKEKKKTSQLTPQRGFSENDDDDDDDDSSETDSDDDEEEEEEHGAPVEGAYDPADYEHLPVSAEIKELFQYISRYTPQLIDLDHKLKPFIPDFIPAVGDIDAFLKVPRPDGKPDSLGLLVLDEPSTKQSDPTVLSLWLTENSKQHNVTQHMKVKSLEDAEKNPKAIDTWIESISELHRSKPPATVHYTRPMPDIDMLMQEWSPEFEELLGKVSLPTAEIDCSLAEYIDMICAILDIPIYKSRIQSLHLLFSLYSEFKNSQHFKALAEGKKAFTPPSNSTSQAGDAETLTFS
- the IFT46 gene encoding intraflagellar transport protein 46 homolog isoform X1, with amino-acid sequence MVQPQDTKDFVVPLIFLTRLWLTTAVMSTKRKITSAYDPADYEHLPVSAEIKELFQYISRYTPQLIDLDHKLKPFIPDFIPAVGDIDAFLKVPRPDGKPDSLGLLVLDEPSTKQSDPTVLSLWLTENSKQHNVTQHMKVKSLEDAEKNPKAIDTWIESISELHRSKPPATVHYTRPMPDIDMLMQEWSPEFEELLGKVSLPTAEIDCSLAEYIDMICAILDIPIYKSRIQSLHLLFSLYSEFKNSQHFKALAEGKKAFTPPSNSTSQAGDAETLTFS